A stretch of DNA from Lotus japonicus ecotype B-129 chromosome 4, LjGifu_v1.2:
acttgagattttttttattctgaCATGGAATTTAGTGTTAAACACCAAATTGGCCTTGTTTGTGGCATGCTACTCTTAGCTGCACTGTGTAATTCACAGGAATCTTTTACTGACTCCAGAGCAACATATTATGGTAGCCCTGATTGCTATGGGACTCCAAGTATGACCTCCTCCTCTATTTCACTAATGACCTTGATATTTTGAAACTATGTATTTAGCACACTTGaatcaacttattttttatCACAATCAATTTTGGCAagcagaagctactcacatagaAGCTTCTCTCCAAAAATTGATTATGGTTTTAGAATTAATAAttgaaggatttccaaacatgctaatttttttctttcttgaacAAGGGAATTTAGAGAATTTGCTTTGATGATTTATGCTCAACTCAAATGCTTTTAGAGTAAAATGAGCACAGTGAGTGTGACATTATGCGTTGATATTTGTTTTAGGGGGAGCATGTGGCTTTGGTGAATATGGAAGAACAGTGAATGATGGCAGTGTTGCAGGAGTCTCTAGGCTATGGAAGAATGGAAGTGGCTGTGGTGCATGTTATCAGGTagttttctttcccttttcaAATCAGCGACTTAATTCTGATAAAAAACAAACATGCTGCTATAAAGCTCCTGCTATGCACGAGGTTCAGGGAGAAGTTGAATCCATTTTGTGAATCTAATGTTTGGCAGTTTTACCTTGCATTTTGCAATAGACTGATTCTACAGTTCAAACATGTATTGCAAAATCACATGATATCAATCATACTATTACGCTACACCCGATTTAATCCTAATAATAACTAGTAAAGAAAGCTTCATCACTATGGAACAAAATTTTGATATGGAAAAAGAACTTTACCAAAAataattgatgatgatgattcagGTAAGGTGCAAAGTGCCACAATACTGTGATGAAAATGGAGCATATGTGGTGGTAACAGATTATGGTGAGGGAGACAGAACAGACTTCATCATGAGCCCACGTGGCTACTCAAGATTGGGAAGCAATGAAGCTGCATCTGCAGAATTGTTCAAATACGGTGTAGTGGATGTTGAATACAGAAGGGTACCCTGCAAATACAATGGCTATAACATAGTGGTTAAGGTCCATGAACACAGCAAAAACCCTAACTACTTTGCTGTCCTGGTACTCTATGTAGAAGGAATATACGATGTCACTGCTCTTGAGATGTGGCAGGTACACATATTTCTGGCACAAATACATTGAGCATATAGCATATTTAGATGAGTTTCTGTTTTACCAAAATTAATTCTCAGGCATAGAAGTTGCTATGAGAAGCTTTAGTGCATATTTGGAAATTCATGAGCAATTTATTCTAAAGTCAATATCAATTTTTGGAAAAGGCTTCCATGAATAGTTTCTAAATGTCAGAACTGattctgaagaaaaagaagcaaaattATGTTAGAACTGATTTCTCAAAGTTAATAATCTCTAAGTTATTAGAGTTCATGTTTTGATTGACAGTTGTAAAACACAGTAAGAGCAAAATTATAGTTCAGAATCGTTAAAACTAagagaagttgtttctgctcATCATGATTTTGACTTCATTGTGGTTTTCTACCGTGTATCCAAATATGCACCAAAACATAAATTGTGTCATGAATATTGAGTATTGACTTATAGTTATGT
This window harbors:
- the LOC130716195 gene encoding expansin-like B1 codes for the protein MEFSVKHQIGLVCGMLLLAALCNSQESFTDSRATYYGSPDCYGTPRGACGFGEYGRTVNDGSVAGVSRLWKNGSGCGACYQVRCKVPQYCDENGAYVVVTDYGEGDRTDFIMSPRGYSRLGSNEAASAELFKYGVVDVEYRRVPCKYNGYNIVVKVHEHSKNPNYFAVLVLYVEGIYDVTALEMWQEDCQEWRPLRRATGAVFDYENPPSGEINLRFQVSGKGGLYWVQSKNAIPSDWRGGAAYDTMVQLN